The genomic DNA TCGTCAGTGCATGCCAAGTAGAGTTCCTTGTAGTGTTTATGAGTTTCATGGGATGGAGCAATAGACACCACATCGATACGTACCTCTTTCTTGAGTCTATTTATAACGTCCCCAACGTAGTTGGAgaaatcattttcattggtattgATGTAGTCATAGAAAATATCAATGCCATCAATTAAGATGTTATCTTCGACGGAACAGTCGTTGTATGATCGGATGATCTCTTTGAGCGAATCTACGGCATTGCCGCACCATTCTTCTCTGGCAGCAGGAAAGAATGGAAAGTTAGCATCACGACCTCCAATGCTTATTACCACCTTGACATGGGGATACTTTCTCTTGAGAGCCATCACATTTTGAGGACCGAAGAAATCACTATTCCAATTGGCGTTAAAATTTCCGGTGCCTTTTCCTTCTTCGTTGTAACTATCATTGGCAAAGCCTAAAATGAAATGGAAATGCTTGGCGATAATAATTTCATATGGGAAATTATTAAGAGAAGCTGGGTATGGCTTCACGCCAATGTATTCTCGAAAAATGAATGGATCAACAGCATTGTCACCGATGATGAGATGAGACATTGTGAAAGTTGGAATTTGGAGGAGTGACTACACTTAATTTCTTTGTTTAGATTTGGTTGTGGCTGGGCTTGTTGGAATCAGTGTCCAACTCTTGATGCCCTTTTATAAGGTTTAGGTATCATGTCATGTGCATTAAAAATCTATCTTATGTTCATATACTATGGTTGTTAGGGGATTTCAAAATCTTATTGATGTCATCTCCATGATGTCATCTACATTTGTCATACCATTACATTTTATGTTTATCCACATGTATTGTCATTTCGTCCAAACAATTCTCGTTAGATATTTTTATAAGTTGATGATATAAAAGATAAACGGTTAGAAAGTCTTGCAATTTTTATCAAtttgcaacagagcaagttaCCTGTTTTTGGTTGCGGAAAAGTAAGCAGCGGTTAGTATTCTTCGAATCCCCTTGTCTATATTGTTGGATATATTATATAACAGTAATGTCGCATTTATTTCTCTTACATtgactatacaagtgatgaggcTGTTGGGACGTTAATAACCTATTTTGGTTTATCCCTCCGATGGCTAACTGCACATGTTGATCGCACGGTGGTCCTTACGTGCAGGGTTttgctaattcaaaggtaatttcaAGTGTTTCCCAAGGCAATGAAGGGCAAGGTTCCCTTAGGTCTGTCCATCTATGAATCTTCGGACActcataacacactctctctACGCTTACTTAGGTATATAAACAGGCAGCCTTAATTTATGTCTACCTTACTAAGGGTTTCAAGAGAATGGTTCTATTAGCCTACAACTTATTTCCCTAATTACAAACTAGTTAATTCATAGGTTTGATAGGAGCCCACCCAGTCTTAATAGTTTCACTTACTAAGTACCTACGTCTAGGGTCAAAAATCTTTTCAGTATCTTTGCTAGTTGATAATCACTTACTTCCTAGATATAATAGTTATTAGTAAaaggatataaatatcaagatataaacATCCAGTTAGTGATAGAAATATTAGGCCTTAtcacaacctaagtacctaatctagggttgcaCTTATTACAGAAATAAACTACttcctaataaaacttaatagtgaccaaaagaataaataaaatataaacgacagtaaattaaataaatatccaacaaaaataaacagagatttatcttagaactctaacctCAAAAgaattagttacacatggtaactaaaaacaaattactaaagataaaaacataccctagaaaatcaaggagaaaATAGCTTCTTTCATGAAGCTCCAAAGTAGCCTTCCTCTCGAACTGCCACAGATCTGAACGACAAATTATGAATGAGGAAGGCTAGTATTTATAGTATGAGACTCTCCGCATTCGTGACTACATCCCCAAAAAAGTCGAACTGAAACAGGTTGCCGCCATTGGGCAGAGTGCAATCCTCCGAGTGAGAATGATAGCACGTTTTCACCAAATATTTAAGACATTGACATATGAGCCTTCTCACTTATATATTGCTCAATCTTCACTATTCTATATTTGTTGTACTGTAACTGACACTTGATACAACACAATATTTTATCTCTTAAGTATTACTAATTAaattctagcccgtgcttggTATGGATGTCCATACTAATAGGATTTAAATTAAGTAGTCATTTTCAAATCGGACAATTAGTGTAAACCTTTGATGAAAAAAAGTATGAATAGTATTTCCTTTAAAACTATTATAATTGATATAGCAATGggtaacaacaataaatatatatactgtCTCATGAACAAAACGAGTTGAACTACACATAACTTtagttcaactcatttatttaacgagCTTAATTTTGAATTCAAGCTCGACTCATTTGGTTCACGAATTAAGTTCAATGGATTATTTACCGAATCTCGAATTATTTTCAAGTTGGTTTGATTCATTGCTAGTCCTAAATGGAACGTCAATTTAAgtctatgtttcaattacctttgaattaacAAAATCCCTCACATAAGGATCATCTTGCATcgaagcaaaaaataataattgagaTACATGTTTGAGTTTTCTTATACATGTTATATGACAGTCATACAAATATCAGACACTGATTAAACGAGTGTAAaagtaaaacataataataaactTTTGGGACACCGAACTGAGTTGATCTGACAAGTGTCGTACGAGTGTCAGACACCAaacttaatataaatatattaagttaGTTTGGTGACTAAAGTAAAGGAGTTTATCAGTGATAATTAAGTTGCTGGTTAGGATCTCAATCTTTACGTAATATCAATAATTACTAACAATAATTAAGGATAATAGTAGCATCTTTCTCCAACAGTACACGCCGTATGTTTGAATCAATGCTTGATGATGACAGGTCTCCCGTTCACACTACGGGAAAATGTAGATGTGAAAATGCATTTTCATACAAGGACATGTAAGTGTTGGTTGGCAAGGTACCAAGTTGCTGAGTGAAAATTTATAATGAATGATGGCATACAGTTAgcatgaatgaatattgaacAATCAAAGATGAACATATCATATAATTAGACAATCATGAAAGATGGACATATCATAGAATTGGAGTGCAAATTTATAGTGCATCTccctaataatttttttggacaaCATTTGTCTAATAACTTTTGGGATAGCATTTGtctaataattttttccttcgtggagaaatatatatacagtacagtatatattaataaaacacCAAAGAATAAGAAACCGATATGAATACATATAGCTCTtcatttcgttttttatttCGCTTTTCATtaccaaataaatgtttttttaggcaatatctaaaaataaatcaaacatttaATAGACagcaaaccaaaataaaataccatAGAAGTAGAGAACAATAACACTTATgaagtagactgaaattttagcacctTAAAACATTGTAAGTCAAATGCAGCTATTgacaacaagaacaacaaaacaaaaaaaaatgttgagtgGGCCACATGATCCCAAATGCGTCTCACATCGATTTCATAATTATGAATATGTCTCGCATGATCTTTCattatcaaattcaaatatGCAATCCATTGAATCAATTCAAGAAATTTGACATTACaatattgatataatttatttttttggaatctTTGAAAGACTAGATTAAGATTAAGTTTTCTAGTAGgctcattttcaactaaaataaaatttgttttgttataaaaataatctcaatttattggataataaatatcaccaatatttttaatattagtgaggcacattattaggaacaaaggccctaaaaaaatattacaaatttcttcgataataatatttttttggcacattattaagaacaactaattttttttttatagggaggATGTATATAGAAATATGTGCTATACATGCGTATACATAGCAAATCGGGCCAAAAACATTAACAACCTACAACCTAGCTCTTCATCATGTTAATGTGTGGGGCCTTTCGATGAACTTTGCTATATATACCTCCAAAAACcatatatttctatatacacccccaCCTTAAAAAAATTGGGCCCTTACCAGCATGGGCCCTAGGCCATCACATCCCCTAGCCTATGCCTAGGGTCAGCCTTGAATACATCTGAAACAAAATGCagttttttgcggtttcggtttgatttggttcaatttgcaatattttatattgaatttgttcgattttgaacacccctattCACAAGTAGCAATATCTTTGGAGATACACCCCTATTAATGAGAGTTAATTTTGCAATATCATTCATAACTTTCATTGATCCGGAGGAAGTATAGTATACTATACTATACTTTTGAAGTATAGTATAGATTTCATAACTTTCACAAGTAACTACAATttgatattatataatatacttcctccggtcctttttataagaaacaaattattaatttacattttaaCACACTTAAATAGCCGAAGAAAGTACACATTAAATAGCCTGTGTACGTTGAAACTATTTAAAGCACTTATCAAAAAGAATAACTCATTTAAGTCAACACACCAACGATTCCAACTACACATATAGGGATTCCTCCGGTGACTAGCATGCTAACATAACttattttaacacttttgtaacatttactcttttattatattatattatattatgggtcctgctaaccggaGTTTCCGGGACACTGattaatcatatcataaaaGAGAACTATTATCgtaaaaggaaactgtttttgactttattataaattcattacacaatttcaatgcattaattattatataatttcttttttcatatgcTTAACCCATGCCCTGGGGCACCGGTTATGATTTCCCTCTATTATATTATATCCTACTTTATCCGGTCACAAATCTAACcaacttttcactttttagattcattaaataaatgatgtatgtggtctataatatgaaccacatacataatttattaaatgaatctaaaaagtgaaaaattggttacatttgagaccggaaAAAGTATAGTATATAATATCAAATTGTGGTTACTTGTGAAAGTTATGAAATCTATTCTATACTTCAAAAGTATAGTACAATATATTATACTCTACTTCCTTCGGATCAATGAAAGTTATGAATGATATTGCAAAATTAGTTCTGATTATTAGGGGTGTATCTTCAAAGATATTGCTATTTGTGAATAGGGCtgttcaaaattgcattttgttTTAGATGTATTCAGGACCGACCCAAGGCATAGGCTAGGGGatgcgacggcctagggccaAATTGTGGTTACTTGTATAGTATatattaatgattaaaaaaatatacaatatatataaataaaactcCGAAGAATAAGGAAGGTATACGAGATCTAAAACTCTTTtgaataaatgatttattttgcataaattattgCATTGGGGTTTAAGGGTATTATACTAATCACACGCTGTATAACTCGGAGACGGCTATGACCAACGCGCGCCTATATATGGGTGAATTTATTTCACCCACAAGGTACACATCACTTTTCATAACATTTTCTACACACTCTTTCTCAGTTCCTTTAGTGACTTGAGCGTCAGAGTGCTAACATGTTTGTAAGCACCTTTCGTTCCACCGCGAAGCCTCATAACTCTCTTTGTCGCCGTTGCCACTCAATTGTTCTCACCGGACAAATCAATACCCAAATTCAATTCTCGTTGCAGACTTAAAAATCTTATTGGGTGGATAATATGTATGTAGGTATAGTTGTTGACCTGAACAATTAAATAAGGATAAATCGCGAGCAGAGTGTTGAATTGTCGAGAATTAATGAACTAACCATAGCACAAGTAAATAAAAGGCAAAAAGGTTAATTGTGAGTAAAATAATAGTTAGATTGATTATGAAAgtctaattaaaaatttacatgtcaTATTTATAGATAAAGTAACATAACATGTAATTCAATTGTCCTAACATCGTGGCTTACAAAATTAACACTAATTGTCGTTATTCAACTAAACTTGTCGGTAGTGTGCATTCTTGAATGTTGTTGCGTATACGTGGTGCAGTTTTGGTCTTGATCCCCCCCCATTCCATGACATTCTTCATTGTTTTGTATCAATCCACATGTTTATTTAGATGTACCATTTTTCCTAACAAATCCACAAGTATATAATCAAGAACAAAGTTAatgtattaaaaacaaaatataattattattgttggtCCTACGACAGTTTAATGTCAATAATTTAGTGTTAGAAACCACACTGGAAATCCATATCTGCACTCACACGACAACAGATTACAACCTTCTTTCTCATCTTTCCCAAAACTCAAAGTGTGTAAAGAGTATTGTCACAATCACACGAAGTTACTAGCTTATGACGTGGTAGCTGCTAGCTTAAATGCAATACGTGTGGGGAAGACGAAGACCAATAGAAGTCTACTCTTTTGTATTCCTCCATCATCTTAACAAAGGCCTGCACTTATATCTGTTCAtacacaataataataaagatattattttattatttattacaatttaaaacataaGTTAAGATAGGTTGGATCAGATGCAATAATTTTTCTACCCTTTGAAAGCTATATTATTCAATGTGTATGTATATCACCACTATAGTCCTTGtatgaaaatgcatttttacATCTGAATTTTCCCATAGTGTAAATGGGAGACCTAAAATTAGCATCAAGCATTGACTCAAACACACGGCTTGCACGGCAGGAGAAAGATGCTACTATTATCGTCAATTATTGTTAGtaattattaattgtttgatgttttaagaagttaaaatgaaatatatattaatcaaaCATCTTAGTCTTTTCAGCACAAGTAGtaccaaaaaaaagttaaggaataaaaatatttgttacatCAGCAAACTAAGAATCGAAGCGATAAAGCCACAATGAAGGCACgcgtaaaaaaacaaaaatgaaattgttgttaAATGAGAAGTCCCAAACAAAGAAGAGGATTTATCCACCATGTATGGTAATTGAAAGTAAAACTCGGATGATTTGCCTTCATATGCCAGCAGAAGGAAAGAAGCGTAATTACACACACAccactctttttattgcgtcaacttttgaaaattatgaacgtttttttttttttatatatataaatgtttgttgctttcaagttataacaaatcttctttaaaaaaaaaagttataacaaatcaaactaaccatgattatctatttcaatgacaccaacaatataaaaaaacaaaatataatctaaattgttttttttaaagacacaAACAACAATCTTTTTTATACAAAGTTGTTTAggggtataattgagataatgaaaaagtaagtataaatatactcatctaatttgttactctttttaaatgataaaggaaaaaatctATACgtttatatattcatatcgtgtttgctacatttttttaatatttaaatttattcttatctatttttttttaaaggtaattattcttatctatttgttacatgtgttatttttattgaaaattaatgacatttttgaaagaaaaaaaaagtcagcTCAAAAGAGCTAAaaagtcttcttcttcttcttcttcttcttcttgtgctTCTGTCTTGAGTTATTGAGAACTCTTGATGGTTAAGCGTTGTGTCTTTTATGGCTTTGTCGATGTTGGCTTCCACCGGATGGTGGTTAAGCGTTGGTTTGTTGCTTCTTCCTCCAAGTGGTCTGAGTTGTGGTTTCCTCTTGTTGGATAAGCATTTGGTTGTTGCTATGCTCTTGGCCGATGTATTTCCGGCATCTTACCTTGTATTTTCATTTGCTTGATGTATTTCCTTGTATTTTCTCATTTCAAATTGGAAGTGTTTTGAACACCTTCCAACTTGAGGGGGACTATTAGAGATATATGTTAGATACTAGTTTGTAGTAGTATATATACTTGTAACCACCTCATTAGAAGGTAGCTCTTATCATTGTAATATTCACTTTTATCATCAATAGAAATATTATTTGAGTTTTCTCTCATTCCTTCATTGGATATCATGTTTCCTAACAGTGATTTTCTACTACATGACGATTATTATGTTGCACAAGGGATAACACTTGTGTATCATTAAGGTACCAATGGTATATACTATTGGCCAATTAGGGTCTGTCACGTGGCgtatccttttaaaaaatatatcaaataaaatatttataaagtaATATTGGTAGGTGGCACACTCTAATTGGCCAATGATATATCGTACCTTAATGGTACACAAGTGTTATCCGTTGCAAAAGAGCAACTATGATTACGAGGTCTGAACAAGGACTcaaattgttattttaaaacaataaatatgaaGAAGGTCTTCAACAATATTAGCAACTTGTGATTTATTACTTTCATGTTACTGACATGGACTAATGATTGTGATGATAATTGATTTTATGTTCATATTAGTCAATAACACTCATGACATGATCAATATAAGGTGTTATAAATTGGCCTGGTAGTAATCATatcatccttttctttttatcactGAAAATATGATTTACATATACACAAAAACTAGAGCAACATTATGACATATGATATTATTTGGTGAAAATTCACAAGgtatataaaagaaatttgaagcCAAAAATGTATTACTAGAGAGCAGTGGACATGTGTCTCTTGACAGATTTTATTTGGTGTGTTTAACATCTTGGAAAGCACAGGTATTTTAGAGATAAATTATAAGATACTATATAGTTTTTATGTACgtttattactttttatttccACTGAATTGAAAGCTTCTTTGTCTATTATTGCAGACCAAGAGCAGAAGGGATTAGGTCCCCTATGGCATATCTTCTGGGGCAACTTGTTTTCACTGAGAGAATTGTaaactttattaatatttcttttaGTCCTCATACTAGATTATTATTGTATAGcctaatttgaaaaaaatatattttgtataacCTTAATATTGGATTATTTATTGTATTACATAATTTATTATGCAATACTTGTTTTGGATTTCTCGTGTGTTACACTAAAGCTGCTTATTAATTGATTGGCAgtgatttaaatatattaattaaataaaaaggtaaaaacCTCATAATTGGTAGGatctttaaatttgattttaaatttttgatttaGAGTTGCTACAAAATTGCCATGATAAGTCTTGGCTATGTGTTATGGATTTGTTGAAAAATTGCTATGATAAGTCATAGTTATCTTGCTACGTAAAATACAATTTGAATACTTATTTGCTACGGATTAACCAAGTGTTTGCTAGGAAATTTTTCTATTAGGATTTACTAAGAATGATTTTCTTGGCAAGCTTTTCTCTCAATCCATGCTACGGCCAATTCAAAAGCTATTTCATAGCATATCTATACGTAACCACGTTCGCTTGAAATTAGCTACGAGCTAACCACAAAAATGTCGTAGCAAATTACaaattttcttgtagtgtataGGTGGAGGTACATCAAGGAAGAAGCATATGAATGGGAAAGGGTCTTTGTGCTCACTGATCACAGGTAAATGAGTTGGAAAGGGTGTTTTGGCAAGTAATGAAAGGTGTGCTTAGGAGTAGTGAAACATTGTGTAAAATAGAAGTTAAGGAAACGGAAGTTTTTCTAACAAGTTACTATTGATTGTGTGAAAATAGAAGCTAATGAAGTTTTGGTgttgttgacattttttttcttctgaaagaagttttggtgttttttacatggcttaaatatgcttttcatccctgtaattataggccgtttgatttttcatccctgaacttactaatccttccattttgcccctgtaattactaatcatttgaaagttcgtccctcttcccggataatcactgccacgtcatcaaattagcaaaatggcatgggaattgacaaaaatacccctgacttatttttaaaattctgaaaattgtttttataaattaaaaaatctgaaaataattttaaaaaataaaaaaattctaaacatattttgaaaataactttttcgaaaaaaaatgaaataatttttcacataattttaaaaaatatataatcagattttttcgaaattaatattctgatttttaaaaaaatctttaaaaaaaatcagattttttaataattttcgaaattatatattctgattttaaaaaaatatataattttccatttttttttcatatttcaaaaaatatattttttaaaattatataatcgtaaattttttcgaaattattattatgatttttaaaaaaatcaaatttttgaataattttcgaaattatatattcagattttaaaaaattatataattttatatttttttcatatttcaaaaaattatattttttttattttttaaaattattttcagatttttaaaaataagtcaggggtatttttgtcaattcccatgtcattttgctaatttgatgacgtggcagtgattatccgggaagagggacgaactttcaaatgattagtaattacaggggcaaaatggaaggattagtaagttcagggatgaaaaatcaaacggcctataattacagggatgaaaagtatatttaagcctttttacATTATTATCTTCTATATATGGTTGCATTAAGTCTTCTGtgtgtaaaatattttagttgTATAAATGTACACATTTTTCTACCAATTTTTAGCAATTTGGTCACCTGAAAGTCATAATTTACTTTGATTTGGGATTTAAAAGTGGTACAGTCTTTATGTTTGAGTTTGATGTTGTTTTGTGTAGTTTTCCACTAGGTCCTCCATACAGCTGCAAAGAAACCGTCTCAAAATTGTGTCTACTAATATTGATTAATCATCTGAATGTAGAATGAAGGGATTAATCTCAAGGTTTTTGGTTATTTAGGAAAattatgctttttagtttttgtatGTGGATCTCTTAAGCACGGATACATGGAAAATTGGTCGTGAATCGTACTCGATACATATCAACGAGGTTACACAACGCGATGCCATTGATACATATCAAACGAGTATCagagttatttttaatttaaaaaaagaaagccATTTACGCGATTAAGCCGTATTGTGTATTGTATCTCTTATGTTTTTACTTGCAGAAAAATACATGTAGAGACGCCTATCACTTAATGAGAGATGAGAAAGTTAATTATGATGGAATACAAATACACCGTCTGCTTTTGAATTTTGAGATGTCTATGCAGCATGCCCTCACACGACTTCTGTGAATATATGCCTTGACAGGAATACATTAGTTTTGATGATTGACAAAAGAAGTCCTAGAAGAGCAACAATGCAAAAAGCGgaaaagaaattcaagttatcaagtcttgggttttatttttatatgtgttAGGACTTTATTGTAAGTGGTTAAAAAAGCTctcaagaaaataaatcatacacTCACAGTGATTTTCATTTAAATCTAATTTAGcatgaaaactattttttacatgagaagccaaaatttattttgaaaattgcataattggttttgacattaaaaatattttgagcaTCATTgtaaattaatcataatttaatTACACCAAAGAAAATGCTCCTGGACGTTTTTCTTTTGGTCCATAATTGATTGAGGAAAATCATatagttgattatgatatggctACACATTAAAATGGCTTTATGTATCTTTACCATATCAATGAGATAATCAGCTAGTATGTATTTTGACATAATCCATTATCAGTTATTTAATGCCTCAACGTGTCTTTTTTCTCAAACCATAATTGACTCTCTTTGGATAATCAATTATggtgaaacattttttttgattttgtgaCCGTTGATCATTAAAGGGAGAATTGCATTCCAACGGCTAGTTGATTTTATCATGCTACGGCTAGTTATATTCTCAAATGAATTTCATtctcatttttgcatataaatAGATGCTTTGTGTAGCTCATTTAAGAAGAACTAATATTTGCACTAAACATTGTCAAAAATACTTTTACATCACTCTCATTATTTTTACACTTGCTAATTTATTATCTTGAGAGCTATTTTATACTACATAGTTTATCTTGTAGTTCTTGTGCTTCAATTTGTTATATCTACACATTTGGTGTATTTATTATTGTAATTCTTATTTGTATTGGGTGTGATCCCAAGGTTTCAAGAGAGGTGATATCTCTTGGGTTTAGAGGCTCTTCTACAAAGGATTGTTTTGTTTGGAGAGTGCTCGCTATCTTGTAAAGGTTACTAGCTTATCCCGTTTAAAAGCTAGGTTAGTGAAAATCTCAAGGGGCTTTTTCTTGGGGACTAGACGTAGGCCTTGGTGTTTTAGGCCGAACTAGGATAAacttcttgtgtctttttctcTCATCCCTTTATCTCTTTTActttatttgtcatttattttatctcaccatatctattttcatatttatttaaaccttttataagaactttattttatttggttaaaatctttttttaagtgCTTATCTTAAATCGTTTTCTAAAGAACACAATTCACCCCCTCTTGTGTGTTTGAAGTCACTTGGTCAACAACTTCACCCTTCTTGATATGTCGACATTATgcatttctttgatttttattcCAGACCACATAGCGAAACAAGAGGAGAACAAAGGTCTATAGTGGTGATTGAGTTGCCGGCAGTTTTGCAAAACAGGAACTGCAGTTGGAAGGACTATGTTAGGttctattaataattattttcttagtgtttggAGTTCATATTGCTATTGCATTTTAAGTGATTCTCGTATTAAATAGTAGTGAGAATTGTCAGGATTATAAATTGGTGAGACcacaagatttttatttttaattcaattcaaaaGAAATTTTCCTCGCACGGGTATACACACTAGTACAATGTACTATTTCTACCTCACACTTGCTACAAAACACACTGGCCACACAAAGCATACTTGTGATACTACAGCTCCAAGCAACAAATGAAGCAAATTGATACTTCATTGTTTTACCGTTGATATTCCCCCAACAGGATTCCAGATTTACTAATCATGGAATTTCATGTTTAGAGAGTATCACAGCTCcaaatcaattgaatatgaatgCAAAATCTGGTTTAACTTAATgtcttcaaacaaaaatacaaagtaTACGATTGGATGCATTGTTTTCGTAATCCTTTTCCTTACTATTATATGATTCTAATTATAATTTGATGCCTTgtcatttactatttattatgTTAGTAACTTGTTTATCATCGCAGTTAATTACTATTATGTAAAAGTTTATCTGacgtgtttttttaattaagattcTAATATATTAGAATGATATTGCATTAGgcattttagttaaataaagcCAAAACAATAGCAAGCGATAACAACATATCTAACAATAATGTAAAGCAAAACCACAATTGAATCGAAGAACAACAATGTAACACACAATATTGTTTACCCAATTCGGTCCAATACCGACCTACCCTATGGAGAGAGCAGCTCTTCGTTCAACTAATCATGAGACTAACTTTACACAAAGATT from Medicago truncatula cultivar Jemalong A17 chromosome 8, MtrunA17r5.0-ANR, whole genome shotgun sequence includes the following:
- the LOC25480759 gene encoding chitinase 2 encodes the protein MSHLIIGDNAVDPFIFREYIGVKPYPASLNNFPYEIIIAKHFHFILGFANDSYNEEGKGTGNFNANWNSDFFGPQNVMALKRKYPHVKVVISIGGRDANFPFFPAAREEWCGNAVDSLKEIIRSYNDCSVEDNILIDGIDIFYDYINTNENDFSNYVGDVINRLKKEVRIDVVSIAPSHETHKHYKELYLACTDDINWVNYQFYMQPIPSKNDFLNLFLNLAKEYDSNKLLVGGSSDPIDADNFNPDEFVEACNDLHKTKSLRGIFIWNANDSANNVPPFYLEKKLQGEYKRLTN